A genomic stretch from Thermoplasma sp. Kam2015 includes:
- a CDS encoding 4-hydroxyphenylacetate 3-hydroxylase N-terminal domain-containing protein, with protein MYDVDRYLKSLDDGRVVYYKGMNVKNVADHPQLGTAVKHASLIYKWQQDEKYRDMLVYQDREYGEISSFYKIPRKTEDLLDRFNLIYKTTRMGRGTFNIIQAIGSDAIFALLIAAKEIDSRLGTTYFNRIEKFYRYVAENDLALAVAQTDMKGDRSLRPSEQSDPDMYVHIVKRSNDGIVVRGAKAHTTQGPVANEIIVIPTRAMTKDDADYAVAFAVPANAKGLKMISKPEKAVESANDDPWFIMGRENVETESITIFDDVFVPWDRVFLAGEWQYAGFVAVMFPTFHRFTAIAYRTGMADLLVGLGKLLAEFNGVDDKSHIRRDVVEIIKYKELLRSTGYLAAYESKADPATGIQIPDKVITNVGKLVANENYMDVIKHLVDVAGGLAATLPSSKDFENPDEMKYLSKYMTGKKGTDSVTRSRIISLTKEIISSFGALFSTAMIHAEGSIEASILELYRSYIYDGSKDLALYASGVKERLDK; from the coding sequence ATATACGACGTCGATCGTTATCTTAAAAGCCTCGATGATGGGAGGGTTGTCTACTATAAGGGAATGAACGTTAAGAATGTTGCAGATCATCCTCAACTGGGAACGGCTGTAAAGCACGCCTCACTTATCTACAAATGGCAGCAAGATGAGAAATATAGGGATATGCTGGTGTATCAGGATCGGGAGTATGGAGAGATAAGCAGTTTCTATAAGATTCCGAGGAAAACTGAGGATCTGCTTGATAGATTCAATCTGATATACAAAACTACAAGGATGGGCAGAGGTACATTCAATATAATTCAGGCAATAGGATCAGACGCAATTTTCGCGCTTTTGATAGCGGCAAAGGAGATCGATTCCCGGCTAGGAACAACCTATTTCAATCGGATTGAAAAATTTTACAGATATGTAGCGGAAAATGATCTGGCACTCGCCGTGGCCCAGACAGATATGAAAGGGGATCGCTCATTAAGACCAAGCGAACAGTCGGATCCCGATATGTATGTGCATATTGTGAAGCGCAGCAATGATGGCATAGTTGTTAGAGGTGCAAAGGCACACACAACGCAGGGGCCTGTGGCCAATGAGATCATAGTTATCCCGACCAGGGCAATGACCAAGGATGATGCGGACTATGCTGTGGCTTTTGCAGTACCAGCAAATGCTAAAGGACTCAAAATGATATCAAAACCTGAGAAAGCTGTTGAGTCCGCCAACGATGATCCATGGTTCATTATGGGAAGGGAGAATGTTGAGACCGAATCCATCACGATCTTTGACGACGTCTTTGTACCATGGGATCGTGTATTTCTGGCAGGGGAATGGCAGTATGCGGGCTTCGTGGCTGTGATGTTTCCTACATTTCATAGATTCACCGCCATAGCATACAGAACGGGGATGGCTGACCTGCTAGTTGGGCTTGGAAAATTGCTGGCTGAATTCAATGGTGTGGACGACAAATCACATATCAGGAGGGATGTTGTTGAAATTATAAAGTATAAAGAGCTGCTTAGAAGTACAGGTTATCTGGCTGCATATGAATCAAAGGCAGATCCTGCAACTGGAATCCAGATACCCGATAAGGTGATCACGAATGTTGGGAAACTTGTGGCAAACGAGAATTATATGGATGTCATAAAGCATCTTGTGGACGTAGCCGGTGGCCTGGCTGCCACGCTTCCATCCTCGAAAGACTTTGAGAATCCTGATGAGATGAAATATCTCAGCAAATACATGACGGGCAAAAAGGGAACGGATTCCGTCACGAGATCGAGGATCATCTCTCTGACAAAGGAGATCATCTCATCCTTCGGAGCGCTCTTCTCCACAGCCATGATCCATGCTGAAGGATCAATAGAGGCCAGCATCCTCGAACTTTACAGATCCTACATCTACGACGGAAGCAAGGATCTGGCGCTCTATGCATCCGGAGTGAAGGAAAGGCTGGATAAGTGA
- a CDS encoding SDR family oxidoreductase yields MDLKGKVAVVTGSGRGIGREIAVYLARHGATVVVNVKKRIEEGNETLAEVKKYSDGMMVQADVSSRSGAKLLADQTRRQYGRCDILINNAGLGIGMPFLECDDRLIEKMISSNYLSAVYCTQEFSEIMPEGSSIIMMASFAGIRPMMYLSLYGSLKAAIMKLTEYLALELRSRRIRVNALAPSIVKTKMGESLLDYLHMTEEEYASKHTLTSSIIYPEEIAGAIGFLLESPNITGQTLVIDSGQSLMGDLFM; encoded by the coding sequence ATGGATTTGAAGGGGAAAGTGGCCGTTGTAACTGGTTCAGGAAGGGGCATAGGGAGAGAGATTGCAGTATATCTGGCTAGGCATGGGGCAACAGTTGTAGTAAACGTGAAGAAGAGAATTGAGGAAGGCAACGAAACGCTTGCAGAGGTGAAGAAATACAGCGATGGTATGATGGTTCAGGCCGATGTATCGAGCCGGTCTGGAGCAAAGTTGCTTGCGGATCAAACCCGCAGGCAATACGGAAGATGCGACATACTGATCAATAATGCTGGGTTGGGCATAGGTATGCCATTTCTGGAATGCGATGACAGGCTCATAGAAAAGATGATCTCTTCAAATTACCTCTCTGCAGTCTACTGCACTCAGGAGTTCTCGGAGATAATGCCAGAAGGCAGCTCGATAATAATGATGGCATCGTTTGCAGGCATTAGACCAATGATGTATCTGTCGCTGTACGGAAGCCTTAAGGCAGCCATAATGAAGCTCACAGAGTATCTTGCCCTTGAGTTGAGGTCAAGACGTATAAGGGTCAATGCACTGGCCCCGTCGATCGTAAAGACAAAGATGGGCGAGAGCCTCTTAGATTATCTGCACATGACAGAGGAAGAATACGCATCAAAGCACACGCTAACTAGCAGCATAATATATCCTGAGGAGATCGCAGGTGCAATAGGTTTTCTTTTGGAATCTCCAAATATAACTGGCCAGACTCTGGTCATTGACTCCGGTCAGTCGCTGATGGGAGATCTATTCATGTAG
- a CDS encoding enoyl-CoA hydratase-related protein, translating into MQYRYINTERDNSVTIISINRPERMNALNAETRSELINAIDCADQDESVRVVIITGSGNSFSAGADLNDAPDEITQKILRSDLKDSFHIIARKIRNSRKIFISAIDGITAGAGISLAFICDLVYASPRSRFILAFQGIGLAPDTGLSYIITRRSGGRFSRHLLLGGEFSAECAEKAGLLELAEDPLSEARNTANIISHGPFAAYSTGKILINRSLYFDFEEFLELEAEEQSKLASTHDFVEGVAAFRDKRRPVFMGK; encoded by the coding sequence ATGCAATATCGATACATCAACACAGAACGAGATAATTCTGTAACTATTATATCCATAAATAGACCAGAAAGAATGAACGCACTAAACGCCGAAACAAGATCAGAACTGATAAACGCTATCGACTGCGCAGATCAAGATGAATCCGTGAGGGTCGTGATAATAACAGGTTCCGGCAATTCATTTTCGGCCGGTGCAGATCTGAACGATGCTCCAGATGAGATAACGCAGAAAATTCTGAGATCCGATCTAAAGGATTCTTTCCACATTATAGCCAGAAAGATCAGAAACAGCAGAAAGATATTCATAAGTGCAATCGATGGTATTACTGCCGGTGCTGGCATAAGTCTGGCGTTCATATGCGATCTTGTATATGCATCGCCAAGAAGCCGGTTCATCCTCGCTTTTCAGGGTATTGGACTTGCTCCAGATACTGGATTGAGTTATATAATCACAAGACGCTCGGGAGGCCGCTTCAGCAGACATCTGCTCCTAGGAGGCGAATTTTCGGCGGAGTGTGCTGAAAAAGCCGGATTGCTGGAGTTGGCAGAGGATCCATTATCTGAGGCAAGGAATACGGCGAATATCATATCCCATGGTCCTTTTGCTGCCTATTCGACCGGGAAGATCCTCATAAACAGATCGCTTTACTTTGACTTCGAAGAATTCCTGGAGCTCGAGGCGGAGGAACAGTCAAAGCTTGCCTCAACGCATGACTTCGTAGAGGGCGTTGCGGCGTTCAGAGATAAAAGGAGACCGGTGTTCATGGGAAAATGA